The proteins below are encoded in one region of Apium graveolens cultivar Ventura chromosome 4, ASM990537v1, whole genome shotgun sequence:
- the LOC141721205 gene encoding beta-galactosidase 5-like: MVTNSVTKLVYFLSLVLLLSSTKLIQSSVTYDNKAIIINGQRRILLSGSIHYPRSTPEMWEDLILKAKNGGLDVIDTYVFWNVHEPSPGNYDFKGRYDIVRFIKTVQKVGLYVHLRIGPYVCAEWNFGGFPVWLKYVPGISFRTDNGPFKAAMQGFTQKIVQMMKSEKLFESQGGPIILSQIENEYGAERMALGAAGASYINWAAKMALGLDTGVPWVMCKEDDAPDPIINACNGFYCDAFSPNKPYKPKMWTEAWSGWFTEFGGPIYKRPVQDLAFAVTRFMLKGGSYVNYYMFHGGTNFGRSAGGPFITTSYDYDAPIDEYGLIREPKYGHLKELHKAIKLCENALVSSDPNVISIGKYQQAHVFSGNHGHCAAFLTNIDNNAAARVKFNNMHYNLPPWSVSILPDCRNVVFNTAKVKSQTSRIQMLPTSSFLHSWQTFDEDIMSLSKSSTFTVTGLLEQLNVTRDNSDYLWYMTSIDIHSSESFLRGGQKPSLVVESRGHAVHVYVNGKYSGSAYGTREKMKFTFNGPVNLHAGTNKIALLSVAVGLPNIGLHFETWNTGIMGPVSLHGVDQGKRDLSLQKWTYQVGLRGESMNLVSPSQSSAVEWIGGSLFNRGQQPLTWYKAYFDAPEGNEPLALDLRSMGKGQAWINGQSIGRYWMEYAKGNCGVCKYAGTYRESKCQHGCGQPTQRWYHVPRSWLKPKQNLLVLLEELGGDASKISLSKRTTGSVCADTFEHHPTVENWQIDNSGESKMVGEVNLHLRCAPGQSISTIKFASFGTPLGTCGSFQKGACHSPNSHAIVEKMCVGKESCKVTASNSYFQADPCPNVLKRLSVEAVCSSKTVGH; this comes from the exons ATGGTGACCAACTCAGTCACCAAGTTGGTGTATTTCTTGAGCTTAGTGTTACTTTTAAGTAGTACCAAGTTGATCCAATCTTCTGTTACTTATGATAACAAGGCAATCATCATTAATGGCCAAAGAAGAATCCTCCTCTCTGGCTCTATACATTATCCAAGAAGTACCCCTGAA ATGTGGGAAGATCTTATTTTGAAGGCTAAAAATGGAGGCTTAGATGTTATTGATACCTATGTTTTTTGGAATGTTCATGAACCTTCTCCTGGCAAT TATGATTTTAAGGGAAGATATGATATTGTGAGGTTTATAAAGACAGTTCAAAAAGTTGGGCTCTATGTTCATCTCCGAATTGGACCTTATGTTTGTGCTGAATGGaattttgg GGGGTTTCCTGTATGGTTGAAGTATGTTCCTGGAATTAGCTTCCGAACTGATAATGGACCATTTAAG GCTGCAATGCAAGGATTCACCCAGAAAATTGTTCAGATGATGAAGAGTGAAAAACTTTTTGAATCACAGGGAGGGCCAATAATCTTATCTCAG ATCGAGAATGAGTATGGTGCAGAAAGAATGGCACTAGGTGCTGCTGGTGCATCATATATAAACTGGGCCGCAAAGATGGCTCTTGGACTTGATACAGGAGTGCCTTGGGTGATGTGCAAGGAAGATGATGCACCTGACCCAATT ATAAATGCCTGCAACGGATTCTACTGCGACGCATTTTCACCAAACAAACCTTACAAGCCCAAGATGTGGACAGAGGCTTGGAGCGGCTG GTTCACCGAGTTTGGTGGTCCAATTTACAAACGACCAGTTCAAGATTTGGCATTTGCTGTGACTCGTTTCATGCTTAAAGGTGGATCATACGTCAATTACTACATG TTCCATGGAGGTACCAACTTCGGTCGCAGTGCTGGTGGTCCTTTTATCACGACTAGCTATGATTATGACGCTCCAATTGATGAATATG GTTTGATCAGGGAACCAAAGTATGGCCACCTAAAGGAACTTCACAAGGCTATCAAACTATGTGAAAATGCTCTGGTTTCTTCAGATCCTAATGTTATATCTATAGGAAAATATCAGCAG GCCCATGTATTCTCCGGTAATCATGGACATTGTGCCGCTTTTCTCACAAACATCGATAACAACGCTGCTGCAAGGGTGAAATTCAATAACATGCATTATAATTTGCCTCCTTGGTCTGTCAGCATCCTTCCTGATTGCAGAAATGTAGTCTTCAACACTGCTAAA GTTAAAAGTCAAACGTCAAGGATACAAATGCTGCCAACCAGTTCTTTCTTGCACTCTTGGCAGACTTTTGATGAAGATATAATGTCTTTAAGTAAAAGTTCCACATTCACAGTGACAGGGCTTCTGGAACAGCTAAATGTTACTAGAGATAACAGTGATTATTTGTGGTACATGACGAG CATTGACATCCATTCATCAGAATCATTTCTTAGAGGAGGACAAAAGCCCAGTCTCGTTGTGGAGTCAAGAGGTCATGCGGTGCATGTCTATGTCAACGGGAAGTATTCAG GTTCTGCCTATGGTACCCGCGAGAAAATGAAATTTACATTTAATGGACCAGTCAACTTGCATGCTGGAACGAATAAAATTGCACTACTTAGCGTAGCTGTTGGATTACCG AATATCGGGTTGCACTTTGAGACTTGGAATACTGGAATCATGGGACCAGTTTCGTTACACGGAGTTGACCAGGGGAAGAGGGATTTATCATTGCAGAAATGGACCTATCAG GTTGGACTAAGAGGAGAGTCAATGAATTTGGTCTCTCCAAGCCAAAGCTCTGCTGTTGAGTGGATTGGAGGGTCACTATTTAACCGTGGCCAGCAGCCACTGACATGGTATAAG GCTTACTTCGATGCACCAGAAGGAAATGAGCCATTGGCGTTGGACTTGAGAAGCATGGGCAAAGGTCAAGCTTGGATCAACGGTCAAAGCATAGGAAGATACTGGATGGAATATGCGAAAGGAAATTGCGGTGTCTGCAAGTATGCTGGAACTTACCGAGAGTCAAAATGCCAGCATGGCTGCGGTCAACCAACTCAAAGATG GTATCATGTACCCAGATCTTGGTTGAAACCAAAACAAAATCTTCTGGTACTGCTTGAAGAGCTAGGTGGAGATGCATCAAAGATATCTTTATCCAAAAGAACAACTGGAAGTGTTTGTGCTGATACATTTGAGCACCACCCAACTGTTGAGAATTGGCAAATCGACAATAGTGGTGAATCAAAGATGGTTGGAGAGGTTAATCTTCATCTGAGGTGTGCCCCAGGCCAGTCAATTTCAACCATAAAATTTGCAAGCTTTGGAACTCCTTTGGGAACTTGTGGAAGTTTTCAAAAGGGTGCTTGCCATTCACCAAATTCTCATGCCATCGTAGAGAAG ATGTGCGTGGGCAAGGAAAGCTGCAAGGTCACTGCATCAAATAGCTACTTCCAAGCAGATCCATGTCCCAACGTGTTGAAGAGGCTATCAGTTGAAGCCGTTTGTTCTAGTAAAACTGTCGGTCACTGA